One Hypomesus transpacificus isolate Combined female chromosome 21, fHypTra1, whole genome shotgun sequence genomic region harbors:
- the LOC124483209 gene encoding NACHT, LRR and PYD domains-containing protein 12-like isoform X1: protein METKGKVESRETKRKRTEKNWKRPEEDENREKVPDALVDKKEGDNDEEPCCSQGVSSLSTSCDSLRYFSETKRKCADRDMTACNMGHQRAAPPSSITASGGSIVISPSFINSSVQNVNIKLPLGVQMKDIICQAAQCGDTKPAIDTFKEKNKARLRKEFVETSEGTEHEKIPLNSIFTPLYVTEGESEGVNKEHEIMHIKYPSSGKQFSDKPIQCNDIFKAQPDQVKEILTVLMKGIAGIGKTVSVQKFILDWAEGKANQDVDFIFVLPFRELNLIKGDRSLYGLLNEFHPELKEIEDMQIFESHKVLFIFDGLDETRLPLDFPNNERVSDVTTTSPVDVLLTNILKKNLLPSALIWITSRPAATSQIPRRIVNINLVTEVRGFTEEQKNEYFMKRFFDNEELAKRIISHIKKTRSLHIMCYIPVMCWISAKVLEHMLNENESGNIPTSLTEMYIHFLITQTNLAKEKYQGESIMDEEKILELSKDLMLKLGKLAFDQLMKGSLIFYEEDLKKCGIDVNEAAVKCGLCTEILKVERGLYRKKVYCFVHLSFQEFLAALYVYYCCVTKKISALESLLENVSSEQHLNQLLKRVVDKALQSKNGHLDLFLRFLLGISLESNLTLLQGLLPQIENSETVEEMRKYLRKPDVPNILPERHVNLFLCLTEMKDSSVNEDIHNFLLSRDRDINALSGDHCSALANALLMSPGMLDEMDLRKYNIEYYYYDRLMPAVAKCKKALLTDMKPSHEDWVSLASCLQSPDCPLRELDLRDIRLSGDDLSVVFSVLEGPPCKLETLRLTAMDISKKAYASLASSFQSPNCPLRKLHLAGIKLSADDLSAVYDALRSPLCKLMILRLKRCFLTEDSCGLLASALSSNCHLKELDLRHSELSNSGVKILSDGLRSPHCRLEILRLAFCRVTEEGCAYLASALSSNCHLMELDLSYNHPGDTAVNLLSDPRCRLEKLNVDHNDEIWVKPQMLKKYTCDLTLDPNTATRHLSLSGNNRKVDYVEEDQPYPDHPEGLDEEAEDQVLCREVLTGRHYWEVEMEGKNYSAMIGVTYKSIKTKGNYTSVGQNDASWGLFCGQNPSVWHKNEQTAIPDWLPLPIRVGVYLDWPAGILSFYSISSDTLTRLYTFHTTFTEPLQPVFGLDDDTSVTLCPVEYNGLKVPQE from the exons ATGGAGACCAAAGGGAAGGTAGAATCGAGGGAGACAAAACGGAAGAGGACAGAGAAGAACTGGAAACGACCGGAAGAGGATGAGAATAGAGAAAAGGTGCCAGATGCATTAGTCGACAAGAAAGAAGGGGACAATGATGAAGAACCATGTTGTTCCCAGGGTGTCTCGAG tctctccacctcttgTGATAGTCTGAGGTACTTTTCTGAGACTAAGAGGAAATGCGCAGACAGAG ATATGACAGCATGCAACATGGGGCATCAGAGAGCagctcctccatcctccatcacAGCCAGTGGTGGAAGCATCGTCATCTCTCCCAGCTTCATCAACTCCAGTGTTCAGAATGTTAACATCAAGCTTCCCCTTGGGGTTCAGATGAAAG ACATTATTTGCCAGGCAGCACAATGTGGTGACACAAAACCAG CGATTGACACGTTCAAAGAGAAGAATAAAGCTCGTCTGAGGAAGGAGTTTGTTGAGACGTCGGAGGGAACTGAACATGAGAAAATTCCTCTCAATAGCATCTTCACCCCGCTATATGTCACTGAAGGGGAGAGTGAAGGGGTCAACAAAGAACACGAGATCATGCACATTAAATATCCATCCTCTGGGAAACAATTTTCAGACAAGCCAATCCAGTGTAATGACATCTTCAAAGCCCAACCTGACCAAGTGAAAGAGATCCTGACTGTGCTGATGAAGGGCATCGCTGGCATCGGAAAAACTGTGTCAGTGCAAAAGTTCATCCTAGACTGGGCAGAAGGGAAAGCCAATCAGGATGTAGATTTCATCTTTGTGCTTCCATTCCGAGAGCTGAATTTGATCAAAGGCGACCGCAGTCTATATGGTCTTCTGAATGAATTTCACCCGGAGCTTAAAGAGATAGAAGACATGCAGATCTTTGAGTCCCACAAAGTGCTGTTCATCTTTGATGGTCTTGATGAAACCAGATTACCACTGGATTTCCCAAACAATGAGAGAGTATCTGATGTCACAACGACATCTCCAGTTGATGTTTTGCTGACCAACATCCTGAAGAAGAATCTTcttccctctgctctcatcTGGATAACCTCCAGACCTGCAGCCACCAGTCAGATCCCTCGCAGAATCGTCAACATCAACCTGGTGACAGAGGTCAGAGGGTTCACAGAAGAACAGAAGAATGAGTACTTCATGAAGAGATTCTTTGACAACGAGGAGCTGGCTAAAAGAATCATCTCACACATCAAGAAGACAAGAAGCCTCcacatcatgtgttacattcCTGTTATGTGTTGGATTTCAGCCAAGGTTCTCGAACACATGTTGAATGAAAACGAGAGTGGAAATATCCCCACAAGTCTCACTGAGATGTACATTCACTTCCTGATCACTCAAACAAATCTGGCAAAAGAAAAGTATCAGGGGGAATCAATCATGGATGAAGAGAAGATTTTGGAATTAAGTAAAGACCTGATGCTGAAGCTAGGGAAGCTAGCATTTGACCAGCTAATGAAAGGGAGTCTTATATTCTATGAAGAAGACCTGAAAAAGTGTGGCATTGATGTCAACGAAGCTGCAGTGAAGTGTGGACTGTGCACCGAAATCCTGAAGGTAGAGCGAGGCCTTTATAGGAAGAAGGTGTACTGCTTTGTGCACCTCAGCTTTCAGGAGTTCCTTGCAGCTCTGTATGTGTACTACTGCTGTGTGACCAAGAAAATCAGTGCACTGGAGTCTCTCCTGGAGAACGTGTCTTCAGAGCAACACTTGAACCAGTTGCTGAAGAGAGTTGTGGATAAAGCTTTGCAGAGTAAGAATGGACACCTGGACCTTTTCCTCCGCTTTCTCCTTGGCATCTCACTGGAGTCCAACTTGACTCTCTTGCAAGGCCTTCTGCCACAGATCGAGAACTCTGAGACTGTCGAGGAGATGAGGAAATACCTGAGGAAGCCGGATGTGCCGAACATCTTACCAGAGAGGCACGTCAATCTCTTCCTCTGCTTGACTGAGATGAAAGACAGCAGCGTAAATGAAGACATTCACAATTTCCTCTTGTCGCGAGATCGTGACATAAACGCACTCTCGGGGGATCACTGCTCAGCGCTGGCCAACGCACTTTTAATGTCACCAGGCATGCTGGATGAGATGGATCTAAGGAAATACAACATCGAGTACTACTATTATGACAGACTCATGCCAGCTGTAGCGAAATGCAAAAAGGCCCT GCTGACTGATATGAAACCTAGCCACGAGGACTGGGTATCACTGGCCTCCTGCCTCCAGTCACCAGACTGTCCTCTGAGAGAGCTGGACCTCAGAGACATTAGGCTGTCCGGTGATGACCTGAGTGTTGTGTTCTCTGTCTTGGAGGGCCCACCTTGTAAACTGGAAACACTGAG ACTGACGGCCATGGACATTAGTAAAAAGGCATATGCATCACTGGCCTCCTCCTTCCAGTCACCAAACTGTCCTCTGAGAAAACTGCACCTTGCGGGAATCAAGCTATCTGCGGATGACCTGAGTGCTGTCTATGATGCCCTGAGAAGTCCACTCTGTAAACTGATGATACTGAG GCTGAAAAGGTGCTTCCTGACCGAGGACAGTTGTGGGTTGTTGGCTTCAGCCCTCAGCTCAAACTGTCACCTAAAAGAGTTGGACCTGCGTCACAGTGAACTGTCGAATTCAGGGGTGAAGATACTCTCTGATGGACTGAGGAGTCCACACTGCAGACTGGAGATACTGAG GCTGGCATTCTGTAGAGTCACAGAAGAAGGCTGCGCTTATCTGGCTTCAGCTCTCAGCTCAAACTGCCACCTGATGGAGTTGGATCTGAGCTACAATCACCCAGGAGACACAGCCGTTAATCTGCTCTCAGATCCACGCTGTAGACTGGAGAAACTCAA TGTGGACCATAATGACGAGATCTGGGTGAAACCACAGATGCTTAAGAAGT ATACCTGTGATCTAAcgctggacccaaacacagctaCCAGACACCTTTCTTTGTCAGGGAACAACAGAAAGGTGGATTATGTGGAGGAGGACCAGCCATATCCTGACCACCCAGAGGGGTTGGATGAAGAAGCTGAGGatcaggtgctgtgtagagaggTCCTGACTGGGCGCCATTACTGGGAGGTGGAGATGGAAGGGAAGAACTATTCGGCCATGATAGGAGTGACATACAAAAGCATCAAGACAAAAGGGAATTATACTTCTGTTGGACAAAATGATGCATCATGGGGCCTTTTCTGTGGACAAAACCCGTCTGTCTGGCACAAGAATGAGCAGACTGCCATACCTGACTGGTTACCTCTACCCATCAGAGTAGGAGTTTATCTGGACTGGCCAGCTGGCATTTTGTCCTTCTACAGCAtctcctctgacacactgacCCGCCTGTACACATTCCACACCACATTCACAGAGCCACTTCAGCCAGTGTTTGGGTTAGATGATGATACCTCAGTGACCCTGTGCCCGGTAGAGTACAATGGCTTGAAAGTGCCACAGGAGTGA
- the LOC124483209 gene encoding NACHT, LRR and PYD domains-containing protein 12-like isoform X2, with protein MRIEKSLSTSCDSLRYFSETKRKCADRDMTACNMGHQRAAPPSSITASGGSIVISPSFINSSVQNVNIKLPLGVQMKDIICQAAQCGDTKPAIDTFKEKNKARLRKEFVETSEGTEHEKIPLNSIFTPLYVTEGESEGVNKEHEIMHIKYPSSGKQFSDKPIQCNDIFKAQPDQVKEILTVLMKGIAGIGKTVSVQKFILDWAEGKANQDVDFIFVLPFRELNLIKGDRSLYGLLNEFHPELKEIEDMQIFESHKVLFIFDGLDETRLPLDFPNNERVSDVTTTSPVDVLLTNILKKNLLPSALIWITSRPAATSQIPRRIVNINLVTEVRGFTEEQKNEYFMKRFFDNEELAKRIISHIKKTRSLHIMCYIPVMCWISAKVLEHMLNENESGNIPTSLTEMYIHFLITQTNLAKEKYQGESIMDEEKILELSKDLMLKLGKLAFDQLMKGSLIFYEEDLKKCGIDVNEAAVKCGLCTEILKVERGLYRKKVYCFVHLSFQEFLAALYVYYCCVTKKISALESLLENVSSEQHLNQLLKRVVDKALQSKNGHLDLFLRFLLGISLESNLTLLQGLLPQIENSETVEEMRKYLRKPDVPNILPERHVNLFLCLTEMKDSSVNEDIHNFLLSRDRDINALSGDHCSALANALLMSPGMLDEMDLRKYNIEYYYYDRLMPAVAKCKKALLTDMKPSHEDWVSLASCLQSPDCPLRELDLRDIRLSGDDLSVVFSVLEGPPCKLETLRLTAMDISKKAYASLASSFQSPNCPLRKLHLAGIKLSADDLSAVYDALRSPLCKLMILRLKRCFLTEDSCGLLASALSSNCHLKELDLRHSELSNSGVKILSDGLRSPHCRLEILRLAFCRVTEEGCAYLASALSSNCHLMELDLSYNHPGDTAVNLLSDPRCRLEKLNVDHNDEIWVKPQMLKKYTCDLTLDPNTATRHLSLSGNNRKVDYVEEDQPYPDHPEGLDEEAEDQVLCREVLTGRHYWEVEMEGKNYSAMIGVTYKSIKTKGNYTSVGQNDASWGLFCGQNPSVWHKNEQTAIPDWLPLPIRVGVYLDWPAGILSFYSISSDTLTRLYTFHTTFTEPLQPVFGLDDDTSVTLCPVEYNGLKVPQE; from the exons ATGAGAATAGAGAAAAG tctctccacctcttgTGATAGTCTGAGGTACTTTTCTGAGACTAAGAGGAAATGCGCAGACAGAG ATATGACAGCATGCAACATGGGGCATCAGAGAGCagctcctccatcctccatcacAGCCAGTGGTGGAAGCATCGTCATCTCTCCCAGCTTCATCAACTCCAGTGTTCAGAATGTTAACATCAAGCTTCCCCTTGGGGTTCAGATGAAAG ACATTATTTGCCAGGCAGCACAATGTGGTGACACAAAACCAG CGATTGACACGTTCAAAGAGAAGAATAAAGCTCGTCTGAGGAAGGAGTTTGTTGAGACGTCGGAGGGAACTGAACATGAGAAAATTCCTCTCAATAGCATCTTCACCCCGCTATATGTCACTGAAGGGGAGAGTGAAGGGGTCAACAAAGAACACGAGATCATGCACATTAAATATCCATCCTCTGGGAAACAATTTTCAGACAAGCCAATCCAGTGTAATGACATCTTCAAAGCCCAACCTGACCAAGTGAAAGAGATCCTGACTGTGCTGATGAAGGGCATCGCTGGCATCGGAAAAACTGTGTCAGTGCAAAAGTTCATCCTAGACTGGGCAGAAGGGAAAGCCAATCAGGATGTAGATTTCATCTTTGTGCTTCCATTCCGAGAGCTGAATTTGATCAAAGGCGACCGCAGTCTATATGGTCTTCTGAATGAATTTCACCCGGAGCTTAAAGAGATAGAAGACATGCAGATCTTTGAGTCCCACAAAGTGCTGTTCATCTTTGATGGTCTTGATGAAACCAGATTACCACTGGATTTCCCAAACAATGAGAGAGTATCTGATGTCACAACGACATCTCCAGTTGATGTTTTGCTGACCAACATCCTGAAGAAGAATCTTcttccctctgctctcatcTGGATAACCTCCAGACCTGCAGCCACCAGTCAGATCCCTCGCAGAATCGTCAACATCAACCTGGTGACAGAGGTCAGAGGGTTCACAGAAGAACAGAAGAATGAGTACTTCATGAAGAGATTCTTTGACAACGAGGAGCTGGCTAAAAGAATCATCTCACACATCAAGAAGACAAGAAGCCTCcacatcatgtgttacattcCTGTTATGTGTTGGATTTCAGCCAAGGTTCTCGAACACATGTTGAATGAAAACGAGAGTGGAAATATCCCCACAAGTCTCACTGAGATGTACATTCACTTCCTGATCACTCAAACAAATCTGGCAAAAGAAAAGTATCAGGGGGAATCAATCATGGATGAAGAGAAGATTTTGGAATTAAGTAAAGACCTGATGCTGAAGCTAGGGAAGCTAGCATTTGACCAGCTAATGAAAGGGAGTCTTATATTCTATGAAGAAGACCTGAAAAAGTGTGGCATTGATGTCAACGAAGCTGCAGTGAAGTGTGGACTGTGCACCGAAATCCTGAAGGTAGAGCGAGGCCTTTATAGGAAGAAGGTGTACTGCTTTGTGCACCTCAGCTTTCAGGAGTTCCTTGCAGCTCTGTATGTGTACTACTGCTGTGTGACCAAGAAAATCAGTGCACTGGAGTCTCTCCTGGAGAACGTGTCTTCAGAGCAACACTTGAACCAGTTGCTGAAGAGAGTTGTGGATAAAGCTTTGCAGAGTAAGAATGGACACCTGGACCTTTTCCTCCGCTTTCTCCTTGGCATCTCACTGGAGTCCAACTTGACTCTCTTGCAAGGCCTTCTGCCACAGATCGAGAACTCTGAGACTGTCGAGGAGATGAGGAAATACCTGAGGAAGCCGGATGTGCCGAACATCTTACCAGAGAGGCACGTCAATCTCTTCCTCTGCTTGACTGAGATGAAAGACAGCAGCGTAAATGAAGACATTCACAATTTCCTCTTGTCGCGAGATCGTGACATAAACGCACTCTCGGGGGATCACTGCTCAGCGCTGGCCAACGCACTTTTAATGTCACCAGGCATGCTGGATGAGATGGATCTAAGGAAATACAACATCGAGTACTACTATTATGACAGACTCATGCCAGCTGTAGCGAAATGCAAAAAGGCCCT GCTGACTGATATGAAACCTAGCCACGAGGACTGGGTATCACTGGCCTCCTGCCTCCAGTCACCAGACTGTCCTCTGAGAGAGCTGGACCTCAGAGACATTAGGCTGTCCGGTGATGACCTGAGTGTTGTGTTCTCTGTCTTGGAGGGCCCACCTTGTAAACTGGAAACACTGAG ACTGACGGCCATGGACATTAGTAAAAAGGCATATGCATCACTGGCCTCCTCCTTCCAGTCACCAAACTGTCCTCTGAGAAAACTGCACCTTGCGGGAATCAAGCTATCTGCGGATGACCTGAGTGCTGTCTATGATGCCCTGAGAAGTCCACTCTGTAAACTGATGATACTGAG GCTGAAAAGGTGCTTCCTGACCGAGGACAGTTGTGGGTTGTTGGCTTCAGCCCTCAGCTCAAACTGTCACCTAAAAGAGTTGGACCTGCGTCACAGTGAACTGTCGAATTCAGGGGTGAAGATACTCTCTGATGGACTGAGGAGTCCACACTGCAGACTGGAGATACTGAG GCTGGCATTCTGTAGAGTCACAGAAGAAGGCTGCGCTTATCTGGCTTCAGCTCTCAGCTCAAACTGCCACCTGATGGAGTTGGATCTGAGCTACAATCACCCAGGAGACACAGCCGTTAATCTGCTCTCAGATCCACGCTGTAGACTGGAGAAACTCAA TGTGGACCATAATGACGAGATCTGGGTGAAACCACAGATGCTTAAGAAGT ATACCTGTGATCTAAcgctggacccaaacacagctaCCAGACACCTTTCTTTGTCAGGGAACAACAGAAAGGTGGATTATGTGGAGGAGGACCAGCCATATCCTGACCACCCAGAGGGGTTGGATGAAGAAGCTGAGGatcaggtgctgtgtagagaggTCCTGACTGGGCGCCATTACTGGGAGGTGGAGATGGAAGGGAAGAACTATTCGGCCATGATAGGAGTGACATACAAAAGCATCAAGACAAAAGGGAATTATACTTCTGTTGGACAAAATGATGCATCATGGGGCCTTTTCTGTGGACAAAACCCGTCTGTCTGGCACAAGAATGAGCAGACTGCCATACCTGACTGGTTACCTCTACCCATCAGAGTAGGAGTTTATCTGGACTGGCCAGCTGGCATTTTGTCCTTCTACAGCAtctcctctgacacactgacCCGCCTGTACACATTCCACACCACATTCACAGAGCCACTTCAGCCAGTGTTTGGGTTAGATGATGATACCTCAGTGACCCTGTGCCCGGTAGAGTACAATGGCTTGAAAGTGCCACAGGAGTGA
- the LOC124483209 gene encoding NACHT, LRR and PYD domains-containing protein 12-like isoform X3 yields the protein MTACNMGHQRAAPPSSITASGGSIVISPSFINSSVQNVNIKLPLGVQMKDIICQAAQCGDTKPAIDTFKEKNKARLRKEFVETSEGTEHEKIPLNSIFTPLYVTEGESEGVNKEHEIMHIKYPSSGKQFSDKPIQCNDIFKAQPDQVKEILTVLMKGIAGIGKTVSVQKFILDWAEGKANQDVDFIFVLPFRELNLIKGDRSLYGLLNEFHPELKEIEDMQIFESHKVLFIFDGLDETRLPLDFPNNERVSDVTTTSPVDVLLTNILKKNLLPSALIWITSRPAATSQIPRRIVNINLVTEVRGFTEEQKNEYFMKRFFDNEELAKRIISHIKKTRSLHIMCYIPVMCWISAKVLEHMLNENESGNIPTSLTEMYIHFLITQTNLAKEKYQGESIMDEEKILELSKDLMLKLGKLAFDQLMKGSLIFYEEDLKKCGIDVNEAAVKCGLCTEILKVERGLYRKKVYCFVHLSFQEFLAALYVYYCCVTKKISALESLLENVSSEQHLNQLLKRVVDKALQSKNGHLDLFLRFLLGISLESNLTLLQGLLPQIENSETVEEMRKYLRKPDVPNILPERHVNLFLCLTEMKDSSVNEDIHNFLLSRDRDINALSGDHCSALANALLMSPGMLDEMDLRKYNIEYYYYDRLMPAVAKCKKALLTDMKPSHEDWVSLASCLQSPDCPLRELDLRDIRLSGDDLSVVFSVLEGPPCKLETLRLTAMDISKKAYASLASSFQSPNCPLRKLHLAGIKLSADDLSAVYDALRSPLCKLMILRLKRCFLTEDSCGLLASALSSNCHLKELDLRHSELSNSGVKILSDGLRSPHCRLEILRLAFCRVTEEGCAYLASALSSNCHLMELDLSYNHPGDTAVNLLSDPRCRLEKLNVDHNDEIWVKPQMLKKYTCDLTLDPNTATRHLSLSGNNRKVDYVEEDQPYPDHPEGLDEEAEDQVLCREVLTGRHYWEVEMEGKNYSAMIGVTYKSIKTKGNYTSVGQNDASWGLFCGQNPSVWHKNEQTAIPDWLPLPIRVGVYLDWPAGILSFYSISSDTLTRLYTFHTTFTEPLQPVFGLDDDTSVTLCPVEYNGLKVPQE from the exons ATGACAGCATGCAACATGGGGCATCAGAGAGCagctcctccatcctccatcacAGCCAGTGGTGGAAGCATCGTCATCTCTCCCAGCTTCATCAACTCCAGTGTTCAGAATGTTAACATCAAGCTTCCCCTTGGGGTTCAGATGAAAG ACATTATTTGCCAGGCAGCACAATGTGGTGACACAAAACCAG CGATTGACACGTTCAAAGAGAAGAATAAAGCTCGTCTGAGGAAGGAGTTTGTTGAGACGTCGGAGGGAACTGAACATGAGAAAATTCCTCTCAATAGCATCTTCACCCCGCTATATGTCACTGAAGGGGAGAGTGAAGGGGTCAACAAAGAACACGAGATCATGCACATTAAATATCCATCCTCTGGGAAACAATTTTCAGACAAGCCAATCCAGTGTAATGACATCTTCAAAGCCCAACCTGACCAAGTGAAAGAGATCCTGACTGTGCTGATGAAGGGCATCGCTGGCATCGGAAAAACTGTGTCAGTGCAAAAGTTCATCCTAGACTGGGCAGAAGGGAAAGCCAATCAGGATGTAGATTTCATCTTTGTGCTTCCATTCCGAGAGCTGAATTTGATCAAAGGCGACCGCAGTCTATATGGTCTTCTGAATGAATTTCACCCGGAGCTTAAAGAGATAGAAGACATGCAGATCTTTGAGTCCCACAAAGTGCTGTTCATCTTTGATGGTCTTGATGAAACCAGATTACCACTGGATTTCCCAAACAATGAGAGAGTATCTGATGTCACAACGACATCTCCAGTTGATGTTTTGCTGACCAACATCCTGAAGAAGAATCTTcttccctctgctctcatcTGGATAACCTCCAGACCTGCAGCCACCAGTCAGATCCCTCGCAGAATCGTCAACATCAACCTGGTGACAGAGGTCAGAGGGTTCACAGAAGAACAGAAGAATGAGTACTTCATGAAGAGATTCTTTGACAACGAGGAGCTGGCTAAAAGAATCATCTCACACATCAAGAAGACAAGAAGCCTCcacatcatgtgttacattcCTGTTATGTGTTGGATTTCAGCCAAGGTTCTCGAACACATGTTGAATGAAAACGAGAGTGGAAATATCCCCACAAGTCTCACTGAGATGTACATTCACTTCCTGATCACTCAAACAAATCTGGCAAAAGAAAAGTATCAGGGGGAATCAATCATGGATGAAGAGAAGATTTTGGAATTAAGTAAAGACCTGATGCTGAAGCTAGGGAAGCTAGCATTTGACCAGCTAATGAAAGGGAGTCTTATATTCTATGAAGAAGACCTGAAAAAGTGTGGCATTGATGTCAACGAAGCTGCAGTGAAGTGTGGACTGTGCACCGAAATCCTGAAGGTAGAGCGAGGCCTTTATAGGAAGAAGGTGTACTGCTTTGTGCACCTCAGCTTTCAGGAGTTCCTTGCAGCTCTGTATGTGTACTACTGCTGTGTGACCAAGAAAATCAGTGCACTGGAGTCTCTCCTGGAGAACGTGTCTTCAGAGCAACACTTGAACCAGTTGCTGAAGAGAGTTGTGGATAAAGCTTTGCAGAGTAAGAATGGACACCTGGACCTTTTCCTCCGCTTTCTCCTTGGCATCTCACTGGAGTCCAACTTGACTCTCTTGCAAGGCCTTCTGCCACAGATCGAGAACTCTGAGACTGTCGAGGAGATGAGGAAATACCTGAGGAAGCCGGATGTGCCGAACATCTTACCAGAGAGGCACGTCAATCTCTTCCTCTGCTTGACTGAGATGAAAGACAGCAGCGTAAATGAAGACATTCACAATTTCCTCTTGTCGCGAGATCGTGACATAAACGCACTCTCGGGGGATCACTGCTCAGCGCTGGCCAACGCACTTTTAATGTCACCAGGCATGCTGGATGAGATGGATCTAAGGAAATACAACATCGAGTACTACTATTATGACAGACTCATGCCAGCTGTAGCGAAATGCAAAAAGGCCCT GCTGACTGATATGAAACCTAGCCACGAGGACTGGGTATCACTGGCCTCCTGCCTCCAGTCACCAGACTGTCCTCTGAGAGAGCTGGACCTCAGAGACATTAGGCTGTCCGGTGATGACCTGAGTGTTGTGTTCTCTGTCTTGGAGGGCCCACCTTGTAAACTGGAAACACTGAG ACTGACGGCCATGGACATTAGTAAAAAGGCATATGCATCACTGGCCTCCTCCTTCCAGTCACCAAACTGTCCTCTGAGAAAACTGCACCTTGCGGGAATCAAGCTATCTGCGGATGACCTGAGTGCTGTCTATGATGCCCTGAGAAGTCCACTCTGTAAACTGATGATACTGAG GCTGAAAAGGTGCTTCCTGACCGAGGACAGTTGTGGGTTGTTGGCTTCAGCCCTCAGCTCAAACTGTCACCTAAAAGAGTTGGACCTGCGTCACAGTGAACTGTCGAATTCAGGGGTGAAGATACTCTCTGATGGACTGAGGAGTCCACACTGCAGACTGGAGATACTGAG GCTGGCATTCTGTAGAGTCACAGAAGAAGGCTGCGCTTATCTGGCTTCAGCTCTCAGCTCAAACTGCCACCTGATGGAGTTGGATCTGAGCTACAATCACCCAGGAGACACAGCCGTTAATCTGCTCTCAGATCCACGCTGTAGACTGGAGAAACTCAA TGTGGACCATAATGACGAGATCTGGGTGAAACCACAGATGCTTAAGAAGT ATACCTGTGATCTAAcgctggacccaaacacagctaCCAGACACCTTTCTTTGTCAGGGAACAACAGAAAGGTGGATTATGTGGAGGAGGACCAGCCATATCCTGACCACCCAGAGGGGTTGGATGAAGAAGCTGAGGatcaggtgctgtgtagagaggTCCTGACTGGGCGCCATTACTGGGAGGTGGAGATGGAAGGGAAGAACTATTCGGCCATGATAGGAGTGACATACAAAAGCATCAAGACAAAAGGGAATTATACTTCTGTTGGACAAAATGATGCATCATGGGGCCTTTTCTGTGGACAAAACCCGTCTGTCTGGCACAAGAATGAGCAGACTGCCATACCTGACTGGTTACCTCTACCCATCAGAGTAGGAGTTTATCTGGACTGGCCAGCTGGCATTTTGTCCTTCTACAGCAtctcctctgacacactgacCCGCCTGTACACATTCCACACCACATTCACAGAGCCACTTCAGCCAGTGTTTGGGTTAGATGATGATACCTCAGTGACCCTGTGCCCGGTAGAGTACAATGGCTTGAAAGTGCCACAGGAGTGA